Proteins from a genomic interval of Beijerinckia indica subsp. indica ATCC 9039:
- the infB gene encoding translation initiation factor IF-2 — MSESKNSGENTLSVTPTKTLSLKRPVEAGTVRQSFPHGRSKAVVVEKVKRRPIGPGGDGHPAREAAPTPAPAATVTAPPPAQRPAAPNPTAAPTTPPAAAVPNVPPPAPRAEVAPPSAQPAPAAPTAATPPAQPKAEPVPAPIAAQAAPAPVPPVPAPSAPVPSTSAAPAAPKPAPAPVSQAKPIQTAPVQTAPAAQASASQTTGPRPVAAGPRPATGAAKQATATPQRGAASPAQRPQTGGGQRSGGQQRNQSGGRGGPGRGESGSSRTPTGVVLRSLTDEEREARARALSGARIREEEDRKRAAAEAKAREEREAREREERAAAEARKAEEDARRLQEQEAKRRSEQEAKRRLSGGEPAPAASPSVARKPVMTATAAAPAAAAPSGRAAVTDEEETKRVIRRPGMPTKVIVPPRPTKGAEPKSRGRLTVATATGGEEEERTRSVAAFRRRQQRLRGHVNEVKEKLSREVILPETITIQELANRMSERGVDVIKLLMKQGQMAKITDVIDADTAQLIAEELGHTVKRVAESDVEEGLFDTVDVEEHLVPRPPVVTIMGHVDHGKTSLLDAIRHANVVSGEAGGITQHIGAYQITAPNGSPITFIDTPGHAAFTAMRARGAKVTDIVVLVVAADDGVMPQTAEAVAHARAAGVPIIVAINKIDKPDAKPERIRSELLQYEVQVESLGGDTLEVEVSATKKINLDKLLDLIALQAELLDLKANPDRAAEGTVIEASLDKGRGPVATVLVQRGTLRVGDIIVGGTHWGHVRALIDDKGATRSEAGPSMPVEVLGFSGSPEAGDRVAVVETEARAREITEYRERQRREQAAARGGQARGSLADMMSQLKNAGRKEFPLVIKGDVQGSVEAVVATLEKLNTDEVAARIIHAGVGGITESDITLAQAAGAVVLGFNVRALKEARALAEQQGIEIRYYNIIYNLVDDVKAAMSGLLAPTLREEMLGNAEILEVFNISKVGKVAGCRVTDGRVERGAHVRLIRDNVVVHEGKLSTLKRFKDEVKEVVAGQECGMAFESYQDMRPHDVIECYNVHEIKRSL; from the coding sequence ATGAGTGAATCGAAGAATTCGGGCGAGAATACTTTGAGCGTGACGCCGACTAAGACCTTGTCGCTCAAGCGGCCGGTCGAGGCCGGGACGGTGCGCCAGAGCTTCCCGCACGGCCGCAGCAAAGCGGTCGTGGTCGAGAAGGTAAAGCGCCGCCCCATCGGACCCGGCGGAGACGGGCATCCTGCCCGCGAGGCGGCCCCCACGCCCGCACCCGCCGCCACTGTAACGGCGCCACCACCGGCGCAGCGTCCCGCAGCGCCTAATCCGACAGCCGCTCCAACGACGCCGCCTGCGGCAGCCGTGCCTAATGTTCCCCCGCCTGCCCCGCGGGCGGAAGTGGCACCGCCGAGCGCCCAGCCCGCACCCGCAGCGCCCACTGCCGCGACTCCGCCTGCGCAACCCAAGGCAGAACCAGTACCCGCTCCGATCGCTGCGCAAGCCGCGCCAGCACCGGTCCCGCCTGTGCCTGCCCCATCCGCACCTGTTCCATCAACATCTGCTGCGCCAGCCGCTCCCAAGCCGGCTCCCGCGCCCGTTTCTCAGGCAAAACCGATCCAAACAGCACCCGTTCAGACTGCGCCTGCTGCGCAAGCTTCCGCATCACAAACGACAGGTCCCCGCCCCGTGGCCGCTGGGCCGCGTCCAGCGACGGGTGCCGCCAAACAGGCCACTGCCACGCCTCAACGCGGAGCTGCTTCTCCGGCTCAGCGCCCACAAACCGGTGGCGGGCAAAGATCAGGTGGACAGCAACGCAATCAATCCGGTGGACGCGGGGGGCCGGGCCGTGGCGAATCTGGTTCATCGCGCACACCGACCGGCGTTGTCCTGCGCTCCCTGACAGACGAAGAGCGCGAGGCGCGCGCCCGAGCTTTGTCGGGCGCCCGCATCCGTGAGGAAGAAGATCGTAAACGGGCCGCCGCCGAAGCCAAAGCCCGCGAGGAAAGAGAAGCGCGCGAACGCGAGGAACGCGCCGCCGCCGAGGCCCGCAAGGCCGAGGAAGATGCACGCCGTTTGCAGGAACAGGAAGCCAAGCGCCGCTCCGAGCAGGAAGCCAAGCGCCGCCTCAGCGGTGGCGAGCCGGCTCCCGCCGCCAGCCCCTCCGTCGCCCGCAAACCCGTGATGACGGCAACCGCCGCCGCTCCTGCCGCAGCAGCCCCGAGCGGGCGCGCCGCCGTGACCGACGAGGAAGAGACCAAACGCGTCATTCGCCGGCCTGGAATGCCGACCAAGGTCATCGTGCCGCCGCGGCCGACCAAGGGCGCCGAGCCAAAAAGCCGTGGCCGCTTGACCGTTGCAACAGCCACCGGCGGGGAGGAAGAAGAAAGGACGCGTTCCGTCGCGGCCTTCCGCCGGCGTCAGCAGCGTCTGCGTGGCCATGTCAACGAGGTGAAGGAAAAACTCTCCCGCGAGGTGATCCTGCCCGAGACGATTACCATCCAGGAACTCGCCAACCGCATGTCGGAACGCGGCGTCGATGTGATCAAGCTTTTGATGAAGCAAGGCCAGATGGCCAAGATCACCGATGTGATCGATGCCGATACGGCGCAGCTCATTGCTGAAGAACTGGGCCACACCGTGAAACGCGTGGCCGAATCCGATGTCGAGGAAGGTCTGTTCGATACGGTCGATGTCGAGGAACATCTGGTGCCACGGCCGCCGGTCGTGACCATCATGGGCCACGTCGATCACGGCAAGACCTCGCTGCTCGATGCCATCCGCCACGCCAATGTTGTTTCCGGCGAAGCCGGCGGCATTACGCAGCATATCGGTGCTTATCAGATCACCGCGCCGAATGGGTCGCCGATCACCTTCATCGACACGCCCGGCCACGCCGCCTTCACCGCCATGCGTGCCCGTGGCGCCAAGGTGACGGATATTGTCGTGCTGGTCGTTGCGGCCGATGACGGCGTCATGCCGCAGACCGCCGAGGCCGTCGCCCATGCCCGCGCCGCCGGCGTGCCGATCATCGTGGCAATCAACAAGATCGACAAGCCGGACGCCAAACCGGAACGTATTCGCTCGGAACTGCTGCAATATGAAGTTCAGGTCGAATCGCTTGGCGGCGACACGCTGGAAGTCGAGGTTTCTGCGACCAAGAAGATCAATCTCGATAAATTGCTGGACCTCATCGCCCTGCAGGCCGAATTGCTTGACCTCAAGGCCAATCCCGACCGGGCGGCCGAAGGCACGGTCATCGAGGCTTCGCTCGACAAGGGACGCGGGCCGGTGGCGACGGTTCTGGTGCAGCGCGGCACGTTGCGGGTCGGCGATATTATCGTTGGCGGCACGCATTGGGGTCACGTGCGTGCCCTGATCGATGACAAGGGCGCGACGCGCAGCGAGGCCGGCCCCTCCATGCCGGTTGAAGTTCTGGGCTTTTCGGGTTCGCCCGAAGCCGGTGATCGCGTCGCCGTGGTCGAGACCGAGGCGCGCGCGAGAGAGATCACCGAATATCGCGAGCGTCAGCGCCGCGAGCAGGCGGCCGCCCGCGGCGGCCAGGCGCGTGGTTCGCTCGCCGATATGATGAGCCAGCTCAAGAATGCGGGCCGGAAGGAATTTCCGCTTGTTATCAAGGGCGACGTGCAAGGCTCGGTCGAGGCGGTCGTGGCGACGCTCGAAAAGCTCAATACCGACGAGGTCGCCGCACGGATCATCCATGCGGGTGTCGGCGGCATTACCGAATCGGATATTACGCTCGCCCAAGCGGCCGGCGCCGTGGTTCTCGGTTTCAACGTGCGCGCTCTGAAGGAAGCCCGCGCGCTCGCCGAGCAGCAAGGGATCGAAATCCGCTATTACAACATCATCTATAATCTCGTGGATGATGTGAAAGCGGCCATGTCCGGCCTGCTCGCCCCGACGCTCCGCGAGGAAATGCTCGGCAATGCCGAAATCCTCGAAGTGTTCAACATTTCCAAGGTCGGCAAGGTGGCTGGCTGCCGCGTGACCGATGGCCGTGTCGAACGCGGCGCTCATGTCCGCCTGATCCGCGACAATGTCGTCGTCCACGAAGGCAAGCTTTCGACGCTGAAACGCTTCAAGGACGAGGTCAAGGAAGTGGTGGCCGGCCAGGAATGCGGTATGGCTTTCGAGAGCTATCAGGATATGCGTCCGCACGATGTGATCGAGTGCTATAACGTTCACGAGATCAAACGTTCGCTTTAA
- a CDS encoding RNA-binding protein encodes MGKALRAETADGPERTCIITRAKGAPDDMIRFVVGPQAEVVPDIRRKLPGRGVYVTASAKAVAEAVRKRAFSRGFKAQVTVSETLEAQIAVLLEQDCLQALSLANKAGLVVCGFGKVETLLASGEPAGLIHACDGGEDGRRKLGQSLHRRFGQEFAIPQIKLFTSAQLDLALGRTNVIHAALAMGPASEAFLKRCQRLERYRMDAIADGISEASLETAPDGMFEELSNEAMASDKALNEGVEPNQQT; translated from the coding sequence TTGGGGAAAGCCTTGCGCGCCGAAACCGCCGACGGACCAGAGCGCACCTGCATCATTACCCGCGCCAAAGGCGCGCCAGACGATATGATCCGTTTCGTCGTCGGGCCGCAGGCGGAGGTAGTGCCCGATATCAGGCGCAAACTGCCGGGGCGCGGCGTCTATGTCACGGCTTCCGCCAAAGCCGTGGCGGAAGCCGTCCGCAAACGCGCTTTCTCCCGTGGATTCAAGGCTCAAGTGACGGTTTCCGAGACGCTCGAGGCACAAATCGCAGTGCTTTTGGAGCAAGATTGCCTGCAGGCGCTTTCCCTCGCGAATAAAGCCGGGCTTGTCGTCTGCGGTTTTGGCAAGGTCGAAACCTTGCTCGCCAGCGGTGAGCCGGCTGGCCTGATCCATGCCTGCGATGGCGGTGAGGATGGTCGGCGCAAGCTCGGTCAAAGCTTACATCGGCGCTTTGGCCAGGAATTTGCCATTCCTCAGATCAAACTCTTTACATCTGCTCAATTGGATTTGGCATTAGGGCGGACAAATGTGATACATGCTGCGCTGGCAATGGGTCCGGCAAGCGAGGCTTTTCTCAAACGGTGTCAGAGATTGGAACGCTACCGGATGGACGCGATTGCCGATGGGATCTCGGAGGCAAGTCTGGAAACAGCTCCAGATGGAATGTTTGAAGAGCTTTCAAACGAAGCAATGGCGAGTGACAAAGCCTTGAATGAAGGGGTCGAGCCGAACCAGCAAACGTGA
- the nusA gene encoding transcription termination factor NusA translates to MAVSANRLELLQIADAVAREKSIDRQIVLASMEDAIQKAARSRYGQETEVRAEINPKTGEIRFSRLLHVVDEIDNDAVQITLAEARKKNPAAELGDWIAETLPPFDFGRIAAQSAKQVIVQKVREAERDRQYQEYKDRIGDIVNGVVKRVEYGNVIIDLGRGEATIRRDEMIPREVFRPGDRVRAYVYDVRREQRGPQIFLSRTHPQFMAKLFRQEVPEIYDGVIEVKAVARDPGSRAKIAVISRDTSIDPVGACVGMRGSRVQAVVNELQGEKIDIIPWSPDAATFIVNALQPAEVVKVVLDEDSARIEVVVPDDQLSLAIGRRGQNVRLASQLTGWDIDILTEAEESARRQKEFTERTAMFMGALDVDEVVGQLLASEGFRSVEELAFVEPSELAVIEGFDEETAAEIQARANAYLARIEAEHETRRRELGVSDDLLEIDGLTNAMLVKFGENDIKTVEDLAGCATDDLVGWSERKDGETTRHPGILDGFEVSREEAEGLIMKARVKAGWIDALPEASEPEQETFAEAETQSESAD, encoded by the coding sequence ATGGCTGTGAGCGCCAATAGGCTCGAGCTTCTGCAAATCGCCGATGCCGTCGCGCGAGAGAAATCGATCGACCGGCAGATCGTCCTGGCCTCCATGGAGGACGCGATCCAGAAAGCTGCGCGCTCGCGCTACGGTCAGGAGACCGAAGTGCGCGCTGAGATCAATCCGAAGACCGGAGAAATCCGCTTCTCGCGATTGCTGCATGTCGTCGATGAGATCGATAATGACGCGGTGCAGATCACCCTCGCGGAGGCCCGCAAGAAGAATCCCGCCGCCGAACTTGGCGACTGGATCGCCGAAACCCTGCCGCCCTTCGACTTCGGCCGCATCGCCGCCCAATCGGCGAAGCAGGTGATCGTTCAGAAGGTGCGCGAGGCCGAGCGCGATCGGCAATATCAGGAATATAAGGACCGCATTGGCGATATCGTCAACGGCGTCGTCAAGCGCGTCGAATATGGCAATGTCATCATTGATCTCGGGCGTGGCGAGGCGACCATCCGGCGCGACGAGATGATCCCGCGCGAAGTGTTCCGCCCCGGCGATCGCGTGCGTGCCTATGTCTATGACGTGCGGCGCGAGCAGCGCGGACCCCAGATTTTCCTCTCCCGCACGCATCCCCAATTCATGGCCAAGCTGTTCCGTCAGGAAGTGCCTGAAATCTACGACGGCGTGATCGAGGTGAAGGCCGTGGCGCGCGATCCAGGCTCGCGCGCCAAGATCGCCGTCATCTCGCGCGATACGTCGATCGATCCGGTCGGTGCCTGCGTCGGCATGCGCGGCTCGCGCGTTCAGGCGGTCGTCAATGAATTGCAGGGCGAGAAGATCGACATCATTCCCTGGTCGCCCGATGCCGCCACCTTCATCGTCAATGCCTTGCAGCCGGCGGAAGTCGTCAAGGTCGTGCTCGACGAGGATTCAGCGCGTATTGAAGTCGTGGTTCCGGATGACCAATTATCCTTAGCAATCGGCCGTCGTGGCCAGAATGTCCGCCTTGCCTCGCAATTGACCGGCTGGGATATCGACATTTTGACCGAGGCTGAGGAATCGGCCCGCCGCCAGAAGGAATTCACCGAGCGTACCGCCATGTTCATGGGTGCGCTCGACGTTGATGAAGTGGTCGGCCAATTGCTTGCCTCGGAAGGCTTCCGTTCGGTCGAGGAACTTGCTTTCGTCGAACCTTCCGAACTTGCGGTGATCGAAGGTTTCGACGAGGAAACGGCGGCTGAGATTCAGGCCCGCGCCAATGCCTACCTCGCCCGCATCGAGGCTGAACATGAAACGCGCCGGCGCGAGCTCGGTGTTTCCGACGATCTGCTCGAGATCGACGGTTTGACCAATGCCATGCTCGTGAAATTTGGTGAAAACGATATCAAGACCGTCGAGGATCTCGCCGGCTGCGCCACCGACGATCTCGTCGGCTGGAGCGAGCGCAAGGATGGCGAAACCACACGCCATCCAGGCATTCTTGACGGATTTGAAGTGTCGCGCGAGGAAGCCGAGGGTCTTATTATGAAGGCGCGGGTGAAAGCCGGCTGGATCGATGCCCTGCCCGAAGCCTCCGAACCCGAACAAGAGACTTTCGCCGAAGCCGAGACGCAAAGCGAAAGCGCTGACTGA